Proteins from one Gibbsiella quercinecans genomic window:
- the ypfH gene encoding esterase, translating into MKHEYVVVQNPTVPAEQLFLLYHGVGDNPASMAEIGRYFAEAFPRAQVVSIGSPAAGQDSGRQWFSPQDITEENRIERVAQAMPAFIGSVRDWQQRSGVGYAATALVGFSQGAIMVLEALKAEAKLAGRAVAFGGRFAALPERGLGDSVVHLIHGADDATISTEHAQAAAQRLRTHGCDFTLDVEAGVGHAINQGMMDSALERLHFYVPQRYWDEALAGKRGELIAFR; encoded by the coding sequence ATGAAACATGAATACGTCGTAGTCCAAAACCCAACGGTACCGGCCGAACAGCTGTTTCTGCTGTATCACGGCGTGGGTGACAACCCTGCGTCGATGGCGGAGATCGGCCGTTATTTCGCCGAAGCCTTCCCGCGCGCGCAGGTGGTCAGCATCGGCAGCCCGGCTGCCGGGCAGGACAGCGGCCGCCAGTGGTTCTCGCCGCAGGATATCACCGAAGAAAACCGCATTGAGCGCGTGGCGCAGGCGATGCCGGCGTTTATCGGCAGCGTTCGCGACTGGCAGCAGCGCAGCGGCGTGGGCTATGCGGCGACGGCGCTGGTGGGGTTCTCGCAGGGGGCGATCATGGTGCTGGAAGCGCTGAAGGCCGAAGCCAAACTGGCCGGGCGCGCGGTGGCCTTCGGCGGGCGCTTTGCCGCCCTGCCGGAACGGGGGCTGGGCGACAGCGTGGTGCACTTGATCCACGGCGCCGACGACGCGACGATTAGCACCGAACACGCCCAGGCGGCGGCACAGCGCCTGCGGACACACGGCTGCGACTTTACGCTGGATGTTGAAGCAGGCGTGGGGCATGCCATTAACCAGGGCATGATGGACAGCGCGCTGGAGCGCCTGCACTTTTATGTGCCGCAGCGCTACTGGGATGAAGCTCTGGCGGGTAAACGCGGCGAGCTGATCGCTTTCCGCTGA
- a CDS encoding transglutaminase family protein produces MSQTPLANGGCRYSVSHVTEYQYSLPVSQSRQLLRLSPRNLAWQQCDSARIQVDPLPDEWFELNDFFGNHLAQFALHMPHTRLNVRVDSEVCVLPHTAQYAPQESLPWERVCQQLAAGGTEMLDPIQFLFPSPFIPIDNALSRYAMPSFTPNRPLLAALLEFTEHIFTDFSFDPTATTIATPVETVLQEKKGVCQDFAHLQIACLRSIGLAARYVSGYILTQPPPGQARMIGADASHAWVSVFCPPYGWVDIDPTNNLLPDTQHVTVAWGRDFGDVSPMHGIIFGGGAHTLEVQVTVMPQ; encoded by the coding sequence ATGAGCCAGACGCCCCTCGCCAACGGCGGCTGCCGTTACAGCGTCAGCCACGTGACCGAATATCAATACAGCCTGCCGGTATCCCAATCGCGCCAGTTGCTGCGGCTATCGCCGCGTAACCTGGCCTGGCAGCAATGCGATAGCGCCCGCATACAGGTGGATCCGCTGCCGGATGAATGGTTTGAACTGAACGATTTTTTTGGCAACCATCTGGCGCAGTTCGCACTGCATATGCCGCATACTCGCCTCAACGTGCGGGTGGATTCTGAAGTCTGCGTGCTGCCGCACACGGCGCAATATGCGCCGCAAGAGAGCCTGCCCTGGGAGCGGGTTTGCCAACAGCTCGCCGCCGGGGGCACAGAGATGCTCGATCCGATTCAGTTCCTGTTCCCTTCGCCGTTTATCCCGATCGATAACGCGCTAAGCCGCTATGCCATGCCAAGCTTTACGCCAAACCGGCCGTTGCTGGCGGCCCTGTTGGAATTTACCGAGCACATTTTTACCGACTTTAGCTTTGATCCCACCGCCACCACGATCGCCACGCCGGTGGAAACCGTGCTGCAGGAAAAGAAAGGGGTCTGCCAGGATTTCGCCCATTTGCAGATCGCCTGCCTGCGTTCGATTGGGCTGGCGGCGCGCTACGTCAGCGGCTACATTCTGACCCAGCCGCCGCCAGGGCAAGCGCGCATGATCGGCGCGGATGCTTCCCACGCCTGGGTTTCCGTGTTTTGCCCGCCTTACGGCTGGGTGGATATCGATCCGACCAACAACCTGCTGCCGGATACACAGCACGTTACCGTCGCCTGGGGGCGGGATTTCGGCGACGTCAGCCCGATGCACGGCATTATCTTCGGCGGCGGTGCGCACACGCTGGAGGTGCAGGTCACCGTTATGCCGCAGTAA
- a CDS encoding circularly permuted type 2 ATP-grasp protein has translation MPQSLFTRYQYSDAHYDELFAADGHFRPHWQRFADELHAYPDEQLQSRLNHVARQIFENGVTYNVYADPQGVKRPWELDLLPQIIAHEEWQQIESGIMQRAELMNRILADVYGGQTLLRDGLLPPALVHGHAGFLRPAHGIPCPDNVYLHLYAVDLARSADGRWWAISDRAQAPSGAGYALENRTVISRAFPEQFRDLKVRRLNTFFRTLQQSLRHWAPSSAGEGGTPRIVVLTPGPYNETYFEHAYLARHLGFPLVEGQDLMVSQGCVWLKTLDGLQRVHVILRRQDDDFCDPLEARPDSSLGIPGLMQAAREGQVLIANALGSSLIETGALYGFLPKLCEQVLGQPLLLPSVASWWCGESAALETVLDNLPNLIIKGAFPQLRIKTCTGSDLSSDELARLKQRIRARPYNYVAQESISLSQAPGLSPRPPYQLHNHATCLRVFAVASPDGYRVMPGGLTRISGPNSRQIVTMQQGGGSKDTWVLAPPSSPTPQLNVAPQALPPASHTLSTRTIENLFWLGRYTERCDNIARLLRTTFTLRLDEDEGSEAQHAAVMQLCQHYGLLPDDSEQPLDTLPPQQLNALLLDALFNPEVPHGFAGTLQQLLRIGFNLRERLSLDNWRVLNRLAKELEQHHQAQRWNLAEALAVLDQAIGYMMALSGFALDGMTRDVGWRFLSIGRRLERLQHVSQMLTLVLEEDAIRQADLEWWLELSDSIITYRSRYSQRPELATALPLLVTNQENPRALMFLLKGLVDYLQKLSAQFGPFTDGTLFELPQQIAGLDDHRLAEEGRLPVIIATLREALDTLSDRLSLRFFSHGPHYSIGNEE, from the coding sequence ATGCCGCAATCACTTTTTACCCGCTACCAGTACTCGGACGCGCACTATGACGAGCTGTTTGCTGCTGATGGTCATTTTCGTCCGCACTGGCAGCGCTTTGCCGATGAACTGCACGCCTACCCCGATGAACAACTGCAAAGCCGCCTGAACCATGTGGCGCGCCAGATCTTCGAAAATGGCGTGACCTACAACGTTTATGCCGATCCGCAGGGGGTTAAACGCCCCTGGGAGCTGGATCTGCTGCCGCAGATCATTGCGCACGAAGAATGGCAACAGATTGAATCCGGCATTATGCAGCGCGCCGAGCTGATGAACCGTATCCTGGCCGATGTCTACGGCGGCCAAACGCTACTGCGCGACGGCCTGCTGCCGCCGGCGCTGGTGCATGGGCACGCCGGCTTCCTGCGCCCGGCCCACGGCATCCCCTGCCCGGATAACGTTTACCTGCACCTGTACGCCGTCGATCTGGCGCGTTCGGCCGACGGCCGCTGGTGGGCGATTTCCGATCGCGCCCAGGCGCCTTCCGGCGCCGGCTACGCGCTGGAAAACCGCACGGTGATCTCCCGCGCCTTCCCGGAACAGTTCCGCGATCTGAAGGTTCGGCGCCTGAATACCTTTTTCCGCACGCTGCAGCAAAGCCTGCGCCACTGGGCGCCGAGCAGCGCCGGCGAAGGCGGCACGCCACGCATTGTGGTGCTGACCCCTGGCCCCTATAACGAAACCTATTTCGAGCACGCCTATCTGGCGCGGCACCTGGGCTTCCCGCTGGTGGAAGGGCAGGATTTGATGGTTTCCCAAGGCTGCGTCTGGCTAAAAACGCTGGACGGCCTGCAGCGCGTACACGTGATTCTGCGCCGCCAGGATGACGACTTCTGCGATCCGCTCGAGGCCCGCCCCGATTCTTCGCTGGGCATCCCCGGCCTGATGCAGGCGGCGCGCGAGGGCCAGGTGCTGATCGCCAATGCGCTCGGCTCCAGCCTGATTGAAACCGGCGCGCTGTACGGCTTTTTACCTAAACTGTGTGAGCAGGTGCTCGGCCAACCGCTGCTGCTGCCGTCCGTCGCCTCCTGGTGGTGCGGGGAAAGCGCCGCGCTGGAAACCGTGCTGGATAACCTGCCCAACCTGATTATCAAAGGGGCTTTCCCGCAGTTGCGCATCAAAACCTGCACCGGCAGCGATTTAAGCAGTGATGAACTGGCCCGCTTGAAACAGCGCATCCGCGCGCGCCCGTATAACTATGTGGCCCAAGAGTCGATCAGCCTGTCGCAGGCGCCCGGGCTGTCGCCGCGGCCGCCCTACCAGTTACATAACCACGCCACCTGTCTGCGGGTGTTTGCCGTCGCCAGCCCGGACGGCTATCGCGTTATGCCCGGTGGGCTGACGCGCATCTCCGGCCCCAACAGCCGCCAGATCGTGACCATGCAGCAAGGGGGGGGCAGTAAAGACACCTGGGTGCTGGCGCCGCCTTCATCCCCGACGCCGCAGTTGAACGTGGCGCCGCAGGCGTTGCCGCCGGCCAGCCACACGCTGTCGACCCGCACCATTGAAAACCTGTTCTGGCTGGGCCGCTATACCGAGCGCTGCGATAACATCGCCCGTCTGTTGCGCACCACCTTCACGCTGCGGCTGGATGAAGACGAAGGCAGCGAAGCCCAGCACGCGGCGGTGATGCAGTTGTGCCAGCACTATGGCCTGCTGCCGGACGACAGTGAGCAGCCGCTTGATACCTTGCCGCCGCAGCAGTTGAACGCCCTGCTGCTGGATGCGCTGTTTAATCCGGAAGTACCCCACGGCTTTGCCGGCACGCTGCAACAACTGCTGCGCATCGGTTTTAACCTGCGTGAACGGCTGTCGTTGGATAACTGGCGGGTGCTCAACCGGCTGGCGAAAGAGCTGGAACAGCATCATCAGGCGCAGCGCTGGAACCTGGCGGAAGCGCTGGCGGTACTGGATCAGGCTATCGGCTATATGATGGCGCTTTCAGGCTTTGCGCTGGATGGCATGACGCGCGATGTAGGCTGGCGCTTCCTCAGCATCGGCCGCCGCCTTGAGCGCCTGCAGCACGTCAGCCAGATGCTGACGCTGGTGCTGGAAGAAGACGCGATCCGTCAGGCGGATCTGGAATGGTGGCTGGAACTGAGCGACAGCATCATCACCTACCGCTCCCGTTACTCGCAGCGCCCGGAGCTGGCAACCGCCCTGCCGCTGTTGGTCACCAACCAGGAAAACCCGCGCGCGCTGATGTTCCTGCTCAAAGGGCTGGTGGACTATTTGCAGAAGCTGAGTGCGCAGTTTGGGCCGTTTACCGACGGCACGCTCTTTGAATTACCCCAGCAGATTGCCGGCCTGGATGACCACCGGTTGGCCGAAGAAGGCCGCCTGCCAGTGATTATCGCAACGCTCCGCGAAGCGCTGGATACGCTGTCCGATCGGCTCAGCCTGCGGTTTTTCAGCCATGGCCCCCACTACAGCATCGGGAATGAAGAATGA